From Acidicapsa acidisoli, the proteins below share one genomic window:
- a CDS encoding MerR family transcriptional regulator codes for MRIGELAARAEVNIQTLRFYEREGLLRRPMRTPSGYRSFEESDLERVRFIRICQGLGFTLREIQQLVQLHKSASASRGARTMQPAAVREIIELANERLAVINEKISALSTMRADLSQLVESLTVYPESPGTCPASR; via the coding sequence ATGAGAATCGGAGAACTCGCTGCCCGCGCCGAGGTCAATATTCAGACCCTGCGCTTCTATGAGCGTGAGGGATTATTGCGCCGCCCCATGCGCACCCCCTCCGGATACCGGAGCTTCGAAGAGAGCGACTTGGAGAGGGTCCGCTTCATTCGCATCTGTCAGGGATTGGGCTTTACCCTGCGCGAGATCCAGCAGCTCGTGCAGTTGCACAAGAGTGCCTCGGCATCGCGTGGCGCAAGAACCATGCAGCCTGCTGCGGTGCGCGAGATCATCGAGTTGGCCAACGAGCGCCTGGCTGTAATCAACGAGAAGATCAGCGCGCTCAGCACGATGCGAGCCGATCTTTCCCAGCTCGTGGAATCTCTGACCGTCTATCCTGAGTCGCCCGGGACCTGTCCCGCGTCACGATAG